The proteins below come from a single Corallococcus macrosporus genomic window:
- a CDS encoding SGNH/GDSL hydrolase family protein gives MSVNYVSLGDSTAVGVGASQGGGYPDRLASRLRQQGLPVGHTNLGQSGARVRDVVNNALKRVIALQPTLITLGVGTNDIWRGTEVAEFQDDLDRIARRLKQTGASMVVVNIADMALAPIAKMVPSALYEGRIEPFNAAIASVARAHGLHLVDLYEASREMIPRRPDFFCSDGFHPSAVGYDEWADLMLPVVRTLVQR, from the coding sequence ATGAGCGTCAACTACGTCTCGTTGGGTGACAGCACGGCGGTGGGGGTGGGGGCGTCGCAGGGCGGGGGCTATCCCGACCGGCTCGCCTCCCGCCTCCGGCAGCAGGGCCTCCCCGTGGGCCATACCAACCTGGGGCAGAGCGGCGCGCGCGTGCGCGACGTCGTCAACAACGCCCTCAAGCGCGTCATCGCGTTGCAGCCCACGCTCATCACCCTGGGCGTGGGCACCAACGACATCTGGCGCGGCACCGAGGTGGCGGAGTTCCAGGACGACCTGGACCGCATCGCCCGGCGGCTGAAGCAGACCGGCGCGTCCATGGTGGTGGTGAACATCGCGGACATGGCGCTCGCGCCCATCGCGAAGATGGTGCCCAGCGCGCTGTACGAAGGGCGCATCGAGCCGTTCAACGCGGCCATCGCCTCGGTGGCGCGCGCGCACGGCCTGCACCTGGTGGACCTCTACGAGGCCAGCCGCGAGATGATCCCCCGGCGTCCGGACTTCTTCTGCTCGGACGGCTTCCACCCGTCCGCCGTGGGCTACGACGAGTGGGCGGACCTGATGCTGCCGGTGGTCCGCACGCTCGTGCAGCGGTAG
- a CDS encoding DNA-processing protein DprA: MADTATDINPPWDEQRATLALWAISGLGPRTLAAVRAFAGGALGRLAATPVRDWVSDVPVPAPVRQRLAAVASLDALASRTEEACARAGLQVAFAGTPAYPARLVGVEDAPPLLFYLGNPGPPRRRLAMVGSRHPDQGFLPFARTFARRVAQAGVGVVSGAAEGVDRACHWGALDVGGETWAFLGSALDALDPAQARLLPHFLERGGVYFSELPPGVRASTTTFPRRNRLIAGASDAVLVMRAGEGSGALYTADAARVQGRPVFALPGDVWQPAAAGCNALLADGRARACTSAETICAVVGVHPVRAVPAGRDAGWWEALSAEARGAYGLLDRVPRSFDEVLAASPLSPAALTSALVELELSGLVVQHPGKRYEKV; the protein is encoded by the coding sequence ATGGCGGACACAGCGACGGACATCAACCCACCCTGGGACGAGCAGCGCGCCACCCTGGCGCTCTGGGCCATTTCTGGCCTGGGGCCCCGGACGTTGGCCGCCGTGCGTGCGTTCGCCGGGGGAGCGCTGGGCCGGCTCGCGGCCACGCCCGTGCGGGACTGGGTATCCGACGTGCCGGTGCCCGCCCCCGTCCGCCAGCGGCTGGCCGCCGTCGCATCGCTGGACGCCCTCGCGTCCCGGACGGAGGAGGCCTGTGCCCGGGCGGGGCTCCAGGTGGCCTTCGCGGGCACGCCGGCCTATCCCGCCCGGCTGGTGGGGGTGGAGGACGCGCCGCCGCTCCTGTTCTACCTGGGCAACCCGGGGCCTCCCCGTCGCAGGCTGGCCATGGTGGGCAGCCGCCATCCGGACCAGGGCTTCCTGCCGTTCGCGCGCACCTTCGCCCGGCGGGTGGCCCAGGCCGGCGTGGGGGTGGTGTCGGGCGCGGCGGAGGGCGTGGACCGGGCGTGCCACTGGGGCGCGCTGGACGTGGGCGGGGAGACGTGGGCCTTCCTGGGCTCCGCGCTGGACGCGCTGGACCCGGCCCAGGCCCGGCTGCTGCCGCACTTCCTGGAGCGGGGCGGGGTGTACTTCAGCGAGCTGCCGCCCGGGGTCCGGGCGAGCACGACGACGTTCCCCCGGCGAAACCGGCTCATCGCTGGCGCGTCGGACGCGGTGCTGGTGATGCGGGCCGGGGAGGGCTCTGGAGCCCTGTACACGGCGGACGCCGCGCGGGTGCAGGGCCGGCCGGTGTTCGCGCTGCCCGGGGACGTCTGGCAGCCGGCCGCGGCGGGCTGCAACGCCCTGCTGGCGGACGGGCGGGCCCGTGCGTGCACGTCCGCTGAAACGATCTGTGCGGTGGTGGGCGTTCATCCGGTCCGTGCGGTGCCGGCGGGACGGGATGCCGGGTGGTGGGAGGCGCTGTCGGCGGAAGCGCGCGGGGCCTACGGGCTGTTGGACCGGGTTCCCCGCTCGTTCGACGAGGTGCTCGCCGCAAGCCCGCTGTCGCCCGCGGCGCTCACGAGCGCCCTGGTGGAGTTGGAATTGTCGGGGCTGGTGGTCCAGCACCCGGGTAAACGGTACGAGAAGGTTTAG
- a CDS encoding LysM peptidoglycan-binding domain-containing protein — translation MRSRILASLLVPLTVAPAWTAFAQDAQEEEPQPASTETEGQDISDDVEQRPTSVTLPPGAPQGRESAPGQVHTVETGDTLWDLSQRYLGSPWYWPKVWSYNPQIANPHWIYPGNNVKFFAGGEEVPARVEGGDLPSDDVAAPTDVSGGRLVSVVGKIGYDPANARPVTTKGFVTTRELDEAGRIDGSPSEALMLSAPEKVYLSFKKRGAAKIGDRYVIFHTVEEVKHPVTGARTGYLTELLGTVQVVAINNDVMTARIMETWDPISRGDLVGPSSEKLAERIAPKPNSKEVAGYVLTPMTPGQTLLGEHHFVVVDRGTADGVQLGNTFTIERRGDPSLDVLGRSDAKVGNTGKGKKAWPWEAVAQCMVTEVRERTSNCLVTRSLVEISAGDRATMRKDGTPTASR, via the coding sequence ATGCGCTCCCGGATCCTCGCCTCCCTGCTCGTGCCCCTCACCGTCGCGCCGGCATGGACGGCTTTCGCCCAGGACGCGCAGGAGGAGGAACCCCAGCCGGCCTCCACGGAGACCGAAGGGCAGGACATCTCCGACGACGTGGAGCAGCGGCCCACCTCCGTCACGCTGCCGCCCGGCGCCCCGCAGGGCCGTGAGAGCGCGCCCGGCCAGGTGCACACCGTGGAGACCGGCGACACGCTGTGGGACCTGTCCCAGCGCTACCTGGGCAGCCCCTGGTACTGGCCCAAGGTCTGGTCCTACAACCCGCAGATCGCCAACCCGCACTGGATCTACCCGGGCAACAACGTGAAGTTCTTCGCCGGCGGCGAGGAGGTCCCCGCGCGCGTGGAGGGCGGCGACCTGCCCTCCGACGACGTGGCGGCGCCCACGGACGTGAGCGGTGGCCGCCTGGTGTCGGTGGTCGGGAAGATCGGCTACGACCCCGCCAACGCGCGCCCGGTGACGACCAAGGGCTTCGTGACGACGCGCGAGCTGGACGAGGCGGGCCGCATCGACGGCTCGCCCTCCGAGGCGCTGATGCTCTCCGCCCCGGAGAAGGTCTACCTGAGCTTCAAGAAGCGCGGCGCCGCCAAGATTGGCGACCGCTACGTCATCTTCCACACCGTGGAAGAGGTGAAGCACCCGGTGACCGGCGCGCGCACGGGCTACCTCACGGAGCTCCTGGGCACGGTGCAGGTCGTCGCCATCAACAACGACGTGATGACCGCCCGCATCATGGAGACGTGGGACCCCATCTCCCGCGGCGACCTGGTGGGCCCCTCCAGCGAGAAGCTGGCGGAGCGCATCGCCCCCAAGCCCAACAGCAAGGAGGTCGCCGGCTACGTGCTCACGCCGATGACGCCGGGCCAGACGCTGCTGGGCGAGCACCACTTCGTCGTCGTGGACCGCGGCACCGCGGACGGCGTGCAACTGGGCAACACCTTCACCATCGAGCGCCGCGGCGACCCGAGCCTGGACGTGCTCGGCCGCAGCGACGCCAAGGTGGGTAACACGGGCAAGGGCAAGAAGGCCTGGCCCTGGGAGGCCGTGGCCCAGTGCATGGTCACCGAAGTGCGTGAGCGCACCTCCAACTGCCTGGTGACCCGCTCCCTGGTGGAGATCTCCGCCGGCGACCGCGCCACCATGCGCAAGGACGGAACGCCCACCGCCAGCCGCTGA
- the pgeF gene encoding peptidoglycan editing factor PgeF, giving the protein MSTPQFLTSALLPVPHGFATRAGGVSEGPYASLNLGFSVGDERAHVEENHRRLAQAAGAKLGALCRVSQVHGDTVLEARGGADEVLRPTLGEADALWTEGEGSWVAVGTADCVPVLIVDPRGGRVAAVHSGWKGTDLEISARAVEALVARGSQPEHLLAAVGPCIQACCYEVSAELGERFRARFGPDVVREGPKPHLDLPSAVKASLLKAGLKPGQVDVLQACTACERDRFFSHRRDAGRTGRHLNFVVHRF; this is encoded by the coding sequence ATGTCCACGCCCCAGTTCCTCACGTCCGCGCTGCTGCCGGTGCCGCACGGCTTCGCCACGCGCGCGGGCGGGGTGTCCGAAGGGCCCTACGCGTCGCTGAACCTGGGCTTCTCCGTGGGCGACGAGCGCGCGCATGTGGAGGAGAACCACCGCCGCCTGGCCCAGGCCGCGGGCGCGAAGCTGGGCGCGCTCTGCCGGGTGTCGCAGGTGCATGGCGACACGGTGCTGGAGGCGCGCGGCGGAGCGGACGAGGTGCTGCGCCCGACGCTGGGCGAAGCGGACGCGCTCTGGACGGAAGGGGAGGGGAGCTGGGTGGCGGTGGGCACCGCGGACTGCGTGCCGGTGCTGATTGTTGATCCGCGCGGCGGGCGCGTGGCGGCGGTGCACTCCGGATGGAAGGGCACGGACCTGGAGATCAGCGCCCGCGCGGTGGAGGCGCTCGTGGCGCGCGGCAGCCAGCCGGAGCACCTGCTGGCGGCGGTGGGCCCCTGCATCCAGGCGTGCTGCTACGAGGTGTCCGCGGAGCTGGGGGAGCGCTTCCGCGCGCGCTTCGGTCCGGACGTCGTCCGCGAGGGGCCCAAGCCGCACCTGGACCTGCCGAGCGCGGTGAAGGCGTCGCTCCTGAAGGCGGGGCTGAAGCCGGGGCAGGTGGACGTGCTACAGGCCTGTACGGCATGTGAGCGCGACCGGTTCTTCTCCCACCGGCGCGACGCGGGACGCACCGGGCGTCACCTCAACTTCGTGGTGCACCGCTTCTAG
- a CDS encoding tetratricopeptide repeat protein: MPVRPFLFRLFAAVALSAPTACATTAASQTEVGRLEAEVRTLRAAQASLVERLERLENRDAVSRARSVAPASPAPAASAKPDAAASAASSEGGEALGMAPAELTVVRLKPKKEPAPRINTAVAVMEPDQDQMEMFISPAEGSSGTGSVGSGSAAPSRMEVPEKDPDILDAEYERAVAMLRTGNVEGGVETLLRFASENPRHPRADNALYFSGLGQMGLKDTPAAVKTFERLIKNYPAGDAVQDGMLRLAECRVRLNQAVDARALYTRVVTQFPGTAAATQAEQRLAALSP; the protein is encoded by the coding sequence GTGCCGGTGCGTCCCTTCCTCTTCCGCCTGTTTGCCGCTGTCGCGCTGTCCGCGCCGACCGCCTGCGCCACCACCGCCGCTTCCCAGACGGAAGTGGGCCGGCTGGAGGCGGAGGTGCGCACCCTGCGCGCCGCCCAGGCGTCGCTGGTGGAGCGCCTGGAGCGGCTGGAGAACCGCGACGCCGTCTCCCGCGCCCGCTCCGTCGCCCCGGCTTCCCCGGCGCCCGCCGCGAGCGCGAAGCCTGACGCCGCCGCGTCCGCCGCCTCGTCCGAAGGGGGCGAGGCGCTGGGCATGGCCCCGGCGGAGCTGACGGTGGTGCGGCTCAAGCCGAAGAAGGAACCCGCGCCGCGCATCAACACCGCGGTCGCGGTGATGGAGCCGGATCAGGATCAGATGGAGATGTTCATCTCCCCGGCGGAGGGCTCCTCGGGCACGGGCTCCGTGGGCTCAGGCTCGGCGGCGCCCTCCCGCATGGAGGTTCCGGAGAAGGACCCGGACATCCTCGACGCCGAGTACGAGCGCGCGGTGGCCATGCTGCGCACCGGCAACGTGGAGGGCGGCGTGGAGACGCTCCTGCGCTTCGCGTCCGAGAACCCGCGCCACCCCCGCGCCGACAACGCGCTGTACTTCAGCGGCCTGGGCCAGATGGGCCTCAAGGACACGCCCGCCGCGGTGAAGACGTTCGAACGGCTCATCAAGAACTACCCCGCTGGGGATGCCGTCCAGGACGGCATGCTCCGGCTCGCGGAGTGCCGGGTGCGGCTGAACCAGGCCGTGGATGCCCGAGCCCTCTATACCCGCGTCGTCACCCAGTTCCCGGGGACGGCCGCCGCCACGCAGGCGGAGCAGCGGCTCGCCGCGCTCTCGCCGTAA
- the topA gene encoding type I DNA topoisomerase: MATRKKTQAAQTDATAEETPKKAASKKPAAKKAAKKKTAAKKTTAKKKTAARRRGADADDLPTVDADADAEEEVPERRGKGPHYLVVVESPAKAKTIKKYLGSGYTVKASVGHVKDLPKSKIGVDVEDDFKPEYTVIKGKEKVLNELKKMAKTVDRVFLATDPDREGEAIAWHIKEELGHPDSLRVTFNEITKRAVQDAIAQPRELNQDNYDSQQTRRILDRLVGYQISPLLWKKIRRGLSAGRVQSVAVRLIVEREAEIKAFQPEEYWTLDALVQGPQGPPPFKAKLSRVDGKKVELKDRATTDGLVAELKDSPFTVTKVDRKERRRNAPAPFITSKLQQEAANRLHFTAKKTMTLAQKLYEGVPLGEEGQTALITYMRTDSTRLSDDAVTQVREFIGQKYGADYLPPEPMVYKSRKSAQDAHEAIRPTSLEYPPERVRPFFDAMDELDMFRLYELIWNRFVACQMKPAVYDQTAADITAGRATFRASGSTLKFPGYLGVYGAGLTPEEEAAAEKAKAAGEDAAEDAVGELPPLNEGEVLTLDKLLNEQHFTQPPPRFSEATLVKELEERGIGRPSTYAAILSNIQDKKYVEKLESRFRPTDLGQMTNELLVKHFPHELDVSFTASMEEKLDQISDGGASWKTVLHDFYGPFKETLEKAEAEMRDVKREEIKTDIACEKCGNPFVIKFGKMGHFLACSNYPDCKNTKDFKRDAEGKIVIVEEETTDEKCEKCGKPMVIKRGRFGRFMACSGYPDCKTSKPISIGVNCPECKVGYLTERRSGRGKIFFGCNRYPECKFAAWDRPLAEACPQCASPYLLQKFSKRDGAYIACPNKECDYRREVVEPAIPGASAEAAPAPTPTVEA, from the coding sequence ATGGCCACGCGGAAGAAGACACAGGCGGCGCAGACGGACGCGACGGCGGAGGAGACGCCCAAGAAGGCGGCCTCGAAGAAGCCGGCGGCCAAGAAGGCCGCCAAGAAGAAGACGGCGGCGAAGAAGACCACCGCCAAGAAGAAGACGGCGGCCCGCCGCCGTGGCGCCGACGCCGACGACTTGCCCACCGTGGACGCGGACGCGGACGCCGAAGAGGAAGTGCCCGAGCGCCGTGGCAAGGGCCCGCACTACCTGGTCGTCGTGGAGTCGCCCGCCAAGGCGAAGACCATCAAGAAGTACCTGGGCTCCGGCTACACGGTGAAGGCCTCCGTGGGCCACGTGAAGGACCTGCCCAAGAGCAAGATTGGCGTCGACGTCGAGGACGACTTCAAGCCCGAGTACACGGTCATCAAGGGCAAGGAGAAGGTCCTCAACGAGCTGAAGAAGATGGCCAAGACGGTGGACCGCGTCTTCCTGGCGACGGACCCCGACCGCGAGGGCGAGGCCATCGCCTGGCACATCAAGGAGGAGCTGGGCCACCCGGACTCGCTCCGCGTGACGTTCAACGAGATCACCAAGCGCGCCGTGCAGGACGCCATCGCGCAGCCGCGTGAGCTCAACCAGGACAACTACGACTCGCAGCAGACCCGCCGCATCCTCGACCGGCTCGTCGGCTATCAAATCTCGCCGCTGCTCTGGAAGAAGATCCGCCGTGGCCTGTCCGCCGGCCGCGTGCAGTCCGTCGCGGTGCGCCTGATTGTCGAGCGCGAGGCGGAGATCAAGGCCTTCCAGCCCGAGGAGTACTGGACGCTGGACGCGCTGGTGCAGGGCCCGCAGGGGCCGCCGCCCTTCAAGGCGAAGCTGTCCCGCGTGGACGGCAAGAAGGTGGAGCTCAAGGACCGCGCCACCACGGACGGGCTCGTCGCGGAGCTGAAGGATTCCCCCTTCACCGTGACGAAGGTGGACCGCAAGGAGCGCCGCCGCAACGCGCCCGCGCCCTTCATCACCTCCAAGCTCCAGCAGGAGGCGGCGAACCGGCTGCACTTCACCGCCAAGAAGACGATGACGCTGGCGCAGAAGCTGTACGAAGGCGTGCCGCTGGGTGAGGAGGGCCAGACGGCGCTCATCACGTACATGCGTACGGACTCCACGCGTCTGTCCGACGACGCCGTGACGCAGGTGCGCGAGTTCATCGGGCAGAAGTACGGCGCGGACTACCTGCCGCCGGAGCCCATGGTCTACAAGAGCCGCAAGAGCGCCCAGGACGCGCACGAGGCCATCCGGCCCACGTCCCTGGAGTACCCGCCCGAGCGCGTGCGTCCCTTCTTCGACGCCATGGACGAGCTGGACATGTTCCGGCTCTACGAGCTCATCTGGAACCGCTTCGTCGCGTGCCAGATGAAGCCCGCCGTCTATGACCAGACGGCCGCGGACATCACCGCGGGCCGCGCCACCTTCCGCGCGTCCGGCAGCACCCTGAAGTTCCCCGGCTACCTGGGCGTCTACGGCGCCGGCCTCACCCCGGAGGAAGAGGCCGCGGCGGAGAAGGCCAAGGCCGCCGGCGAGGATGCCGCCGAGGACGCGGTGGGCGAGCTGCCCCCGCTCAACGAGGGCGAGGTCCTCACGCTGGACAAGCTGCTCAACGAGCAGCACTTCACCCAGCCGCCCCCGCGCTTCAGCGAGGCCACGCTGGTGAAGGAGCTGGAGGAGCGCGGCATCGGGCGTCCGTCCACGTACGCGGCCATCCTCTCCAACATCCAGGACAAGAAGTACGTGGAGAAGCTGGAGAGCCGCTTCCGCCCCACGGACCTGGGCCAGATGACCAACGAGCTGCTGGTGAAGCACTTCCCCCATGAGCTGGATGTGTCGTTCACGGCCAGCATGGAGGAGAAGCTGGACCAGATCTCCGACGGCGGCGCGTCCTGGAAGACGGTGCTGCACGACTTCTACGGCCCCTTCAAGGAGACGCTGGAGAAGGCCGAAGCGGAGATGCGCGACGTCAAGCGCGAGGAGATCAAGACCGACATCGCCTGCGAGAAGTGCGGCAACCCGTTCGTCATCAAGTTCGGGAAGATGGGCCACTTCCTCGCGTGCTCGAACTACCCCGACTGCAAGAACACCAAGGACTTCAAGCGGGACGCGGAAGGGAAGATCGTCATCGTGGAGGAGGAGACCACGGACGAGAAGTGTGAGAAGTGCGGCAAGCCCATGGTCATCAAGCGCGGCCGCTTCGGGCGCTTCATGGCGTGCTCGGGCTACCCGGACTGCAAGACGTCCAAGCCCATCTCCATCGGCGTCAACTGCCCGGAGTGCAAGGTGGGCTACCTCACCGAGCGCCGCAGCGGCCGCGGGAAGATCTTCTTCGGCTGCAACCGGTACCCGGAATGCAAGTTCGCCGCGTGGGACCGGCCGCTCGCGGAGGCCTGCCCGCAGTGCGCGTCGCCCTACCTGCTGCAGAAATTCTCCAAGCGGGACGGCGCCTACATCGCCTGCCCCAACAAGGAGTGCGACTACCGCCGCGAGGTGGTGGAGCCAGCCATTCCGGGGGCTTCCGCGGAGGCCGCGCCTGCTCCCACGCCGACCGTGGAAGCCTGA
- a CDS encoding MotA/TolQ/ExbB proton channel family protein → MIPSVSELLRVVVAEAAPAAAGHASSGGLGEFIVGAFKAGGPFMFVNLFWLAASLAVIGERAVTLLFRYRLNATAFIEQVHKMVRGGNLDRAVKFCGMAPRSPLARVIRAGLINANRGELEVAKAVEEALAEYTPHVSRRVQWLWSLANIATLVGLVGTIVGLIGTFRALGNVPAEQKQALLSNGISEAMYNTGFGLSIAVLCIVAHLFFSNYAKNMVELVELNALKLENLLSRRGSLEVVPADSDVRAAS, encoded by the coding sequence ATGATTCCCTCTGTCAGTGAGTTGCTGCGCGTGGTGGTGGCCGAGGCCGCCCCTGCCGCGGCGGGCCATGCTTCTTCCGGAGGCCTGGGGGAATTCATCGTCGGCGCGTTCAAGGCCGGCGGCCCGTTCATGTTCGTGAACCTGTTCTGGCTGGCCGCCTCGCTGGCCGTCATTGGCGAGCGCGCGGTGACGCTGCTCTTCCGCTACCGCCTGAACGCGACGGCGTTCATCGAGCAGGTCCACAAGATGGTCCGCGGCGGCAACCTGGACCGCGCGGTGAAGTTCTGCGGCATGGCGCCGCGCTCGCCCCTGGCCCGCGTCATCCGCGCGGGGCTCATCAACGCGAACCGCGGTGAGCTGGAGGTGGCCAAGGCGGTGGAGGAGGCGCTGGCGGAGTACACGCCGCACGTCTCGCGCCGTGTGCAGTGGCTGTGGTCGCTCGCGAACATCGCGACGCTGGTGGGCCTGGTCGGCACCATCGTGGGCCTCATCGGCACCTTCCGCGCGCTGGGCAACGTGCCGGCGGAGCAGAAGCAGGCGCTGCTCTCCAACGGCATCTCGGAGGCCATGTACAACACGGGCTTCGGCCTCTCCATCGCGGTGCTCTGCATCGTGGCGCACCTGTTCTTCAGCAACTACGCCAAGAACATGGTGGAGCTGGTGGAGCTCAACGCGCTGAAGCTGGAGAACCTGCTGTCGCGCCGGGGCTCGCTGGAAGTCGTCCCCGCGGACTCCGACGTCCGCGCCGCGTCGTAA
- a CDS encoding GGDEF domain-containing protein: protein MALGSETIGRKLLWSIALPGLVVALLGVGHFSREARQAVREGTHLEALALAEAVASTFLLPQAPGAAPHGAVADVLSSDTRLFRSVEDLRVLTPDGRIRWSRRPAEQGHPHPEAARLSATGPETARSSEHGTEVVRPLGGPECAGCHTGEAAQRMGVLQVRLGEPTLHRQLQTVFQDALGAMVFFVGILGLVTWLSLRFVLTAPLKRLSEAMGRAADGDLLVRAEARGTDEISRLGAAFNGMLARLTSMKVEEIDTHRDLQLVKEKLALKDELEERLRELSLLYDVARSLNTTLELDELLSRITRMVVERLHIPDFSIMLLNEEGLLEVKHAWPQGRGLEGHTFAMGEGACGRAAQTRKAVYLPDLTDPTSIFARRGLRGGSEQGTLLAVPMVHADTLLGVINFQRPETASISAEEIELFTAVADQAATAVTNARLHAETVKLTLTDALTGVPNRRHLFQRLDLELARAQRFGVPLALLMVDVDHFKRLNDLAGHRAGDETLRRVSDVLRTRARKVDTLGRYGGEEFVLLLPQVSKATAVEVAETLRRAVADAVTLNRPGLPGGHVTVSIGVSHFPTDATSQDMLVDCADSALYCSKRTGRNRVTAFEPGMEVHPGRERSINAPPTDAPATPPGPPGIAKA, encoded by the coding sequence ATGGCCCTCGGTTCCGAGACGATTGGCAGGAAGCTCTTGTGGAGCATCGCCCTGCCCGGGTTGGTGGTGGCGCTGCTGGGCGTGGGGCACTTCTCGCGCGAGGCGCGACAGGCCGTGCGCGAGGGCACGCACCTGGAGGCGCTCGCGCTGGCGGAGGCCGTCGCCTCCACCTTCCTGCTGCCGCAGGCACCGGGCGCGGCGCCGCATGGCGCGGTGGCGGACGTGCTGTCGTCGGACACGCGGCTGTTCCGCTCCGTGGAGGACCTGCGGGTGCTGACGCCGGACGGGCGCATCCGCTGGAGCCGGCGGCCGGCCGAGCAGGGCCACCCGCATCCGGAGGCCGCGCGGCTGTCCGCCACGGGGCCGGAGACGGCGCGCTCCAGCGAGCACGGCACGGAGGTGGTGCGGCCGCTGGGCGGTCCGGAGTGCGCCGGCTGCCACACCGGAGAAGCCGCGCAGCGCATGGGCGTGCTCCAGGTGCGCCTGGGGGAGCCCACGCTGCACCGCCAGCTCCAGACAGTGTTCCAGGACGCGCTGGGCGCGATGGTGTTCTTCGTGGGCATCCTGGGGCTCGTCACCTGGCTGTCGCTGCGCTTCGTGCTCACCGCGCCGCTCAAGCGGCTGAGCGAGGCCATGGGGCGCGCGGCGGACGGCGACCTGCTGGTGCGCGCCGAGGCGCGGGGCACGGACGAGATTTCGCGGCTGGGCGCGGCCTTCAACGGGATGCTCGCGCGGCTCACCTCCATGAAGGTGGAGGAGATCGACACGCACCGCGACCTCCAGTTGGTGAAGGAGAAGCTGGCGCTGAAGGACGAGCTGGAGGAGCGCCTGCGGGAGCTGTCGCTGCTGTACGACGTGGCCCGCTCGCTCAACACCACGCTGGAGCTGGACGAGCTCCTGTCGCGCATCACCCGCATGGTGGTGGAGCGGCTGCACATCCCCGACTTCTCCATCATGCTCCTCAACGAGGAGGGGCTGCTGGAGGTGAAGCACGCGTGGCCGCAGGGCCGGGGCCTGGAGGGCCACACCTTCGCCATGGGCGAGGGCGCCTGCGGACGGGCCGCCCAGACGCGCAAGGCGGTGTACCTGCCGGACCTCACGGACCCCACCAGCATCTTCGCGCGGCGCGGCCTGCGCGGCGGCTCCGAGCAGGGCACGCTCCTGGCGGTGCCCATGGTGCACGCGGACACCCTGCTGGGCGTCATCAACTTCCAGCGCCCGGAGACGGCGAGCATCTCCGCGGAGGAGATTGAACTCTTCACCGCCGTGGCGGATCAGGCCGCGACGGCGGTGACGAACGCGCGCCTGCACGCGGAGACCGTGAAGCTCACGCTGACGGACGCGCTCACGGGCGTGCCCAACCGCCGCCACCTCTTCCAGCGGCTGGACCTGGAGCTGGCGCGGGCCCAGCGCTTCGGCGTGCCGCTGGCCCTGCTGATGGTGGACGTGGACCACTTCAAGCGGCTCAACGACCTGGCCGGGCACCGCGCCGGAGACGAGACGCTGCGCCGGGTCTCCGACGTGCTGCGCACCCGCGCGCGCAAGGTGGACACGCTGGGGCGCTACGGCGGCGAGGAGTTCGTGCTGCTCCTGCCGCAGGTGTCCAAGGCCACGGCGGTGGAGGTCGCGGAGACGCTGCGCCGCGCGGTGGCGGACGCCGTCACGCTCAACCGTCCGGGGCTGCCCGGCGGTCACGTCACGGTGTCCATCGGCGTCTCGCACTTCCCCACGGACGCGACGTCGCAGGACATGCTCGTGGACTGCGCGGACTCGGCGCTCTATTGCAGCAAGCGGACGGGGCGCAACCGCGTGACGGCGTTCGAGCCCGGCATGGAGGTGCATCCCGGCCGCGAGCGCAGCATCAACGCGCCGCCCACGGACGCGCCCGCCACGCCGCCCGGACCTCCCGGCATCGCGAAGGCCTGA